From Stenotrophomonas sp. SAU14A_NAIMI4_8:
CGCGGGTATCCACCACCTGGCCATCCTCGCGCACGGTCAGGGTGTGGCCGTGGAAGGCGTACACGCGGCGTGCCGGCAGGCCGATGATCGAGTAACGACCAAAGCGCTCGCCGCCTTCGACGGATTCAAACAGGTAGGTATTGGGGCCGTCGGCGAGCTTCAGATAGACCGAAAGCGGCGTGTCCAGGTCGGACAGCACTTCGCGGACAACGGGGATATGGGTGTGGCCTTCAGCGGCCTGCTGCTGAAACTGAGCGTGCGAGTTCAAGACGACTTTCCTTCCGGGACACAGCGTTATGGGGGCGGACGACGGCAACGGGCCACCATCGCCACCAACGGCGTGCGGAAGAAAGGGTATGCGGGGTCGTCAGGCTGGACACCCGTTGACTGTAGCGCAGGTTCGGCGGCAGGGAAACCCTGCGGCCCTAGCCCATGCGTCGCGCAAGTTCCTGCGACTCCTGCACCTGCTGCTGGGCCAGACCGGCCTCCACAGACGCGGACCGGCTGGCCGTGACGGCATCGACCTGGGCCGTGCTGACGCTGAGGGGCTGGGCCATGCCCTGGGCCACCTCCACATGGGCATGGCGCCGGTGCGGGGCATTGAGGTCGGCGGTATCGACGGCGAAGGCCCGGGCGCGGTCGTCGCTGAGGACCACATGGGAAATGGTCTCGAGCCCTTCGCGCTTGGCCTGGGCCGCCAGCGCGCCGGCCAGCTGGTCGCTTTGCAGGTCGGGCACGCGGTTGTGGGCCCGGTCCAGGGCGTGGACGCCGGACTGGGCGCCGAGGAACAGCGGATTGGCCACATGGGAGGGGTGATCGATGCCGATCGCCTGCGCGCTGGGTCCCGTGGTCCGGCCACCTGCGGCAGGCACGATGCCCGGCTGTTGCTCGATCAGCTTGCGCGCGGCGGCCTCCTGCGTGATCAGCGCGGAATCCAGGCTGGGGATTACGGTCGGGTCCATGCCGTGGCGGGCGGTCGCCTCGCCGAAGGCTGCCCCGATGCCACGAATCACGCGGGCGGACTGGTCCAGGTTGTGCAGCTTCACCGCGACCATTGGCAGGTTTCCGCTGGGCAGATGCGTGGCGGCGGCCGCCTCAAGGCCAGCTTTTGCCCCGCCAACGGTGGCCAGGGCAACCGGTGCGGTCGCGGTAATGCCCCTCATGTGGGATGCCACCAGATCGTAGCCACGTTCCACATGGGCACCGGCCGTGGCAAAGCCGTTCTGCAGCTTGCCCGCCACCCACTGCCCATCATGGTTGATGGCGGCGGCCACGCGCTCGCCCGTCGCGCGAGCGCCCACAGCTTCGGCATGGGCCTGCTTTGTCGCGTGCTGCGCACGTTGCTCGCCGAGATCACGAACGGCGTCGCCCTGCCGGGACAGTCTGTCGGCCACGTTGTCCATGCCCACGCTGCCCGCTACCCACGACAGCGCGGACAGCCCACGGGCGCCGGCCTGCGACTGCACGCGATGCACCGTGGCTTCGATGCTGCCGGTCAGTTCACGCCCGGAAGCAATCACCGTGCTTGCCGCGCGCGTCCCCACCTGCAGGCTGGCCGAGCCCATGTTCACCACCTGGCCGATGGCCATGCCTTCGGTCTTCAGCACGCGCTCGACGCCATCGCCGGTTCTGTCCAGCACATGGGCAGTGACAGCGCCTGCCTTTTCCACCTGCTCGCCGATCAAGCGACCGTTGCGCATGCCATGTGCCGTGGCGTGCAGCACGGTGGACAGCGGGCCCGCCAGTTCGGCCACCTGGCTGGGCGCGGCCACCTGCGGGCGATCAATCAGCGCGCCCTGCGCATCGCGCGTCTTTGGCTCCAGCAGCAGCTCAAGACGCCCTGCCGCAAGTGGAATATCGCGCAGCGCCTGCTGACCCGGCTGGGTCGCCAGCTGTTCGATGAACTGTGCAGCGGCGGTCTGCGCGCCCGGCGGCAGACTCTCGCGCAGCTGCTCACCGACAACCTTCTGCATGACCGGGTCCTTCAGCAC
This genomic window contains:
- a CDS encoding XVIPCD domain-containing protein encodes the protein MSDQDNEVRGRVVREQNLLVQQLRDSGNEGEADRLKETYHAREMSGLAADVYQSAKHEGTPPAGWTRASSDPAALRKAGFDISDADLKELLEPTRSGFRAEIYLPDKHVLGEDAKPVIVYKGSTGEIVDPSSPDGRRQSGSEDFLNNGQQGIGMRSDYYDRAMRLASVMNQQIPGGFEIAGHSLGGGMASAASAVTGARATTFNAAGLHPATASRYAKDNGLPTFDTGQTVHTYQTTGEVLNDVQNGMHRLSEHQRRGYGVLANELGMVLKDPVMQKVVGEQLRESLPPGAQTAAAQFIEQLATQPGQQALRDIPLAAGRLELLLEPKTRDAQGALIDRPQVAAPSQVAELAGPLSTVLHATAHGMRNGRLIGEQVEKAGAVTAHVLDRTGDGVERVLKTEGMAIGQVVNMGSASLQVGTRAASTVIASGRELTGSIEATVHRVQSQAGARGLSALSWVAGSVGMDNVADRLSRQGDAVRDLGEQRAQHATKQAHAEAVGARATGERVAAAINHDGQWVAGKLQNGFATAGAHVERGYDLVASHMRGITATAPVALATVGGAKAGLEAAAATHLPSGNLPMVAVKLHNLDQSARVIRGIGAAFGEATARHGMDPTVIPSLDSALITQEAAARKLIEQQPGIVPAAGGRTTGPSAQAIGIDHPSHVANPLFLGAQSGVHALDRAHNRVPDLQSDQLAGALAAQAKREGLETISHVVLSDDRARAFAVDTADLNAPHRRHAHVEVAQGMAQPLSVSTAQVDAVTASRSASVEAGLAQQQVQESQELARRMG